The Clupea harengus chromosome 5, Ch_v2.0.2, whole genome shotgun sequence genomic sequence TGTTTCAACATGTTATTTGCACAATTCATATTTTGCACAGACTGAACCGCCTAGACTTTTTACTAATAAATAATGTTACTGTACATATAACCAACTGGACATATGTTGTTTATACTCTTCATACAATGTGCATATGCTGTTCATACTGTACAAACAACCTTGCATCTACACTCTGCATTCTCTAACTCTGTCCACTGCCCCTctgcatatatgtatttaaattatttacatatataatatttgCATATTGTAACTCTCCACTGTTCACTGCATTTCATTGACTTTGTACTCATACTCTGCGATGAAAAtgaagttgaatctaatctaaacaTTAATAACTTACTTAAAAAAAGGTAGCATTATATTGAAATTTagccttttttctctttttctctgtacaGGAAAAAGGGTTTCTCTTCCTATATCTGCTACTGGAAGGTCTGAAAATGTGAAAGTGTCAATCACTTTAAATCTCACTGCAGTGTTAGACAACAAAGTGGGACAACTCGTGTTACCGCGCACTGACTATAGATAAGAACAGCATCTGACTGATGGATGTTGATGCAATGAAGCCTAAATGTGCCGTCATACCCAGCGCCCACACCTTAATCCGGCTTCAATTTCTGGGAAAGATTAGTAACTTTAGTACTTACTGAGGTGTACGCCCTGCCACACATGCTGCAAGCGTAGGCCTTGGCATTTTTGATGGCGTGTGCAGACAAGTGGATCTGGAGAGAGGCTGAGTCGGAGTAGGCACGGAAGCAGTGGGGGCATTTGTAGGGCTTGTCTTTATTGTGCTGTCTCTGATGGGACTGTGGACAGGAGAAACAGCATCATTACTTTATTGTTTAACAACTCCCTCAGCAGCCTTTTCTACAGACTTTATAGGACCTGAACCACCACCAGCTCGGCTTATTAAAAGATCGGAGGagttcaaacacacagtgtTGACTTTGGCAAGGCGTTTAGTCCATAACCTTGACATCTCCCACTGCAAGAGGAAAACCATGACTGCAATTGTGCTGTTAAGGACAAGTTGACGCTAGGAAAGGACTGATAACAAAGCGCACAACTTAAAAGGCGCAGTCCGCGAATCCAATTCTATACACTTTAAGTCAAATTCAGCGCACAGCTCCTCGTGGTCCTGTGACGGCCCATTTTGTTTGCATTGCAGATAAAAACACAATCCTGATTCtgtcaatgggaaacaaactAAATGTCTCAGACCAAGCCAGAAAATAATTCCAgtcaatcaacatgttgctttcCGGAGCACGGAAAGGGAGGGGTGATgagtgattggctgttgagctcaaacatcaacaacctttcatcaGAATCACGGGAAGTACCTTTAAGCACACGGCACAGTTAACACTGAGAAAGGACTGAAAGCatattatttatgtgtttacACTACAGGCAGACTCCACCTTGtgacaataaaaatgaaaatgctgaACAATGACGGCTCTCTGTTTGAGGAGGATTGCAGGTCTTACTTGCAGGTTGGAGAGTTGAGTGAAGGCCTTTTCACAGCCTGGGTGAGCACACTTATATGGTCGATCGCCAGTGTGGATTCTGCGCCAGcgtggacacacaaacacacacacaaaaacagtacACCTGaattaacatgtttttttttttgcatgatcatgcatattttttttatattttaaaggCTTTCAGCACTTAAAAAGTAGTAGATACATCTCCTTTGTACATGTAAGAACACTTGAAAAATCCAACAGAGGATGACAGAAAGGTAAATTGGATCTTTACCTGCATTTACCTAAATGAGTTTACAAAACCCTTTCTAACCCTTTCCGAAATGGATCTGTCACTTCCCATGTGACATTACAGTCCACAAGTTTACGTACAAAAGCCTTTCTACACAACCAAAATGGATGTCAATCACATCAAATGTGACATTTTAAAGCTTTCACAGCTTTCTACAAGGTTAACTAATGTATAAAAAATACCAATGGAATACCATTGGGGAAAAAACACATCTTGAATTCTGATGTTTCAACAGACCATAAATATGACCACAAATGTGGGATTATATCAGGAAAAGGTTTTGGAACCCCTGCGTTAAAGGTTCTAGAATGTGCCCCttgtgcagtgagtgcagtttCTGAACTTTAAAAAGGTACTGTATTCACCAAGGACCAACAGGATCCTAACTGCCATATACTGGCAACACTGCCTCAGGTCCATACAAATTCCATTCCATAGAACACATAGAACAGTCACCCATAGGCACCTTacacacgtacgcgttggaatgcgttgatccaacggatggcggaggaggagtctggcgcatggggttgtgttgataccagagacgttatagtgagattgacaggtcaacaaaccaatcacgccactagcaagctgtttaccttgtgagtagtagcatgctaacattagataggtgacTCAGACGAGGTGTCTGAgtcacctatctaatgttagcatatcctatcagacgtatttttcagttacaataaagggttttttacattgtagagtgtctatttctctgtaacttaaaaaaaatctaagcaaaatacgaccatctacggagtttcgtctgccatctttttttttgagcttcccgctcttcagacgtgagcataaacgcgatctgattagCTAGCGCcggtgctgtcagttatgcatgaaaggcatttgattggctgacgcatgcattgcctctcgaaaagttgaattttttttaactgttgcCGCAAGCtacgcatgaaacgcaacgcaagggaacccaacggagccacaattcagttcggcaaaggataacgtcaccccattcaaagtgaatgcgGATGCGTCAACCTtgccggatcaacgcattccaacgcaactGTGTGGATGTGCCGTTAGTGTACCCCTCGATATTCAATCGAGTCTCCATCGCTAATATTTTACCTTTACTGGCCCTGTACCACTAACCCTATTCAGATATGTTAAGATTCGAACATGACCAGGTGTATGACTTTTCTTACCTGGTGTGCTGCTGTAGATGGGAGAGTTGGCGGAAGGATTTCTCACAGTAAGAGCAGTGGTAAGGCTTTATGCCCAGGTGAATGCGGAGATGCTGAGCCAGGTAGGAAGCGTTGGCAAAGGACTTGGTGCAATGGGGACATTTATGAGGCTTCGCCTCTGTGTGGGACTTCGAGTGGATCTGCATGTCCGACTTGGAGAAGAACGTCAGCGGGCAACTTTTACACctgcaaaagagagaaagagatggacacggacacacacacacacacacacacagaggcattttTAAGATGCACAGATGGCATAATGTTTAACTCTGCTGTCCATATTATCATGCTcatcagaatgttgcaaaatgttccaatgatttgaatgggccaccccaacgttcagaGGTATTTACCATTATTGACTGAAAGGCATTAATAAGataaaccaccaccaccaaaacgACACTTCTTCAGAAGGGCAATTAACGATCGAAATTGGTCACGTATTGAGTTAAAATGCAATGACTGGCAACTGTAGCACCGCTATACAATGTAATGCCATCCGTGTCAAAGTCCGCCACTGACCGGCTCATAATGTATGATGATAATGTAATGTCTGCATGGAAATGATCCCGACAGCGCTagacctgtgtttgtttacctcaataactgtaaagtgACTGTAGAAACTGTAGAACATCACTGCAGACTACAGTTTCTTTCACACTTCATCTTATAGGTTGTTACCTGTATGTTTTCCCTTCTTTGGCAGTGATTGTGACAGGTTGATCCGTTCCTGATGCTAGGATTGGGTAAGGAACCACGAAAAGAGGGCCCGACGGGTTCTCTGCCTTAATCTTTTTCCGGCCTCGATCCATTTTAGGGGGTGGTCCCAATAACCCAGCCAGACTCCCGCCACTTTTGATTGGCTCCATGCCAGCGCTGCTGGCCAATCCTGAGAGGACATTGTGAGATGGGGTCCCGCCCAATCGGATCTGGCCGCTTGAAGTAGGAGTAGTGGGAGTGATTGCCTCTGAAGATGTGTGATTGGATGAACGAGAGGCCAGGGCCAAACCTACAGGACAGTATGTTCACAAATTTACAAGACAGTTTTGTGGTGTATTTACTTACAATTTAAAAACTGGTTTCTTCAAGTTTGTGAACAAATGTTACAGCTATGCTTTTCCATCCATCAAGACGCAAATCACCACCCAGCAAACATCAAGTTCATATCCAACATAataggtaaacaaacaaatgccccGTCTTAAGTATACTTCCCGAGGACACGTTCAAGGTCACGCACTAGGCAATTGCAAATTTCGTGGTAACACCACACCTACTCCCTATCTTTTAAGCTGTGTTTAACAGCCGGATGAGACACACCTGGCCAGGTGAGTAAGCAGAGGTTAAAGTCTCAAGTTTCCTTCTGCAGAAGGGGAGGCTTCTAGCTTTgggactgctggtcttgctgcctctcaGCTTGGGATTTTGTTGTGTAGATGTTGTGATTTGATATTGTTTCTAGAGTTGTTGTGTATGTCTTTATATTAATAAATCCCAAGGATTTGGTGGTTTTAATAAGGTGTTTCCTGTAGTTaatttgggtcagtggtggagtgtTGTTCGCCTCATAGGGCTCCAAAGGTTTGGGCGTAACAATGTCAAAAAGAtgctatgtaaataaaactACCCTGTCTCTTTTACAGGTAGCCAGACACTTTACAAAGACTGTACAAACATGTCATGTAGGGAATGTTTGGCAAAGAAACCTGAATGTTTGGAGAGCAAAGCATTCCTAAAGTCACCCATAGATCATTGTGAAAACAACCACGTGTAATGTGGATCCTATTCAAACATCCATATTTGTATGAACCCCCTGCTTCCTTGTATAAGCAAGTCACTGCTAAATATATAGTCTTCATTCAAGCTTGTTCATGCCTCTAACAAGGTACAGGAATACAGCTTCTCAAAAAGAACCACAATTTACACTCTTATTAGCTAGCCTATTATCATGCCATTTTTAACTTCCACACTTCCTTGGAACAAGTATTTATTTAAAGCTTTCTCATCTCAATTGTGAACATAACTCAACAGTATCTCAATGAGGCATCTTTCACATGCAGTAGATGTTCCTTGGCCACACCTATTTTTACAGAAATTAAATATTTCCCAGGTCCTATGCTCAGGCCATCATTCTTTTCTTTATATATGTTACTCATTTGTGGGATCATCATTACTTCCCTAAGTGTAGTCTTCCATCATCCTTTAGGCTGCATGGATTGCTTGTCACGCAAACTACTGAGCCACAGACAGACCACCCGTGTTGCATATTTAGTCTGTTTCTGTTGGGGGCTTGTCAACAGTTGAAGTAACTGGTATATAACAGAAGTATAACTTAAGTGATCAAAATTAAAGCAAAAGGGGTTTCTTCTTTACGTCTTTTGGCCAGTTTAAAATGGATCGTTTACATCAAATGCTTAAAACAAGCTACAACAGAGGCAACAGCAGGCCTTGACATTGTCTCTGTAATGTTTCTTCAAAATTTAGATTGGTTTTCAGAAATGGTTTGAGTTAAGAAACACAGTTCATGACAGTTAACGACTGATATCACGATGAAAAGCACATTtgttaaaatgtaaacatttgtgTAATATTCTCTTTTGCTACCCTGTCCATTTGCAGTGTTTACAGATGGAGGGTCCTTTGTTTGTGTTCAAATAGTAACCACCTTTTTTGGCAGCTGTTCTGAATAGTATTCCTTCCTAGTAACACACCTACAAGATACACCAGCCACTGTTACCTTATACGGCTTTTAAAATAGTGAAGAACGGTGATATCTTTCCTCCACCGATTTCTCATTGCTgtaaataagtatttgaccccctgctgatttcgcaagtttggccacttgcaaagaaatgtgtgatctataattgtaatggtaggtccattttaacagtgagagacagagacagaaatacttattttctccACTGTATATGTTTATATTCAAGAAATCCCCTGTATCCTTTCAGTTCAATTACTTTGTTACTTATCTAGAATAGATATGAGGCAGGGCAGAACATAATGGAGTGCTTGAAAAGGGTGTCACGGGTCAGTCAAACTATTTACTCATGCAAATCCACACATCATACCATGTTCCTGAGAAAACATTATGTATATTCgtacagagagatggaacagGCTCCTACTTTATGTCTCAAATAGGCTATCAGAGTAATTTTTCACAGCGTTCAGTGAGAAAAATGAGATAGATTTAGTTTGGTTGTTTTGATTTCTGTTTCGTCTTGTGTTATTTTATTCTGTTTTGTATTCCGTATGTTGTTTGGTTTCATGTGTGCAAGTTGTATGTTAACACCGGTAAGCATTTCCATTCAGGAATCAATCAAttacatttaattcaattcTATACAATACTAGCCTTTTCCTTGGTGAAGGGCCAGTTCTTCTTATACGTATATATGTATTCCAAATAAATGTTTCTATTCAGTGTGCCTCCTGTTCTGCGATTGGCTGATCTTTAGAAAGTATGTGTGGGAGCTTAGTAGGTGCTGCACATATGGTGCCAAGGATAGTATTCTCACCTGACAGGTGGTTTGTCCTTGGCTGGTCAATAATCTGACGCAAATGCCAGTCTTCCCATAGTCCTCTGGCTTTCAGAGCCGTTTTGTCATCCAGATTCAAGTTTACATCACCAAGAATTCGACCTGTTAGAGAGAAATTGCAAAGACAAACCTAAAATGAGTGGATAATTGATTGACATGTAGCAGGAATCCATCAAAATTCAAACAGCAAAAATATGAGTATATGTATATCTAGGGAGAGTGGGGCAAGTCGTCACAAGGGTAAGGTGTCACGCGGTTAATTCCTCCAAAATTATGGGGAACTATCTAAAAATTAAAATAGCTTCATAGTGTTACACACCCTTGTGAGTGAAAATCTTGTTTTTTAATCAAGGTCACTctaaagcagtggttcccaaagtgtgggCTGAACCCCCTGGTGGGACACAGAGgtacagcagggggggggggggggggcatgggttGAGGGCACAGAATGGACTGAAAACAATCAAGTACTGGTCAAATTAAGTATGGCAGTGAGCAATTTTTTTTAGTATTATTGTCTATTATAAAAGCCATGAAAGGTTTGGGAACTACTGTTCTACAATGAAGTGAGCACAATTTTCCCACTTTTCCCCTTCCAAAGTAAAAAGAAGGCATACAACATTTTATGTAATAGAAATCATCAAATGCACAGTACCCTGATGTTTTTATTGAAGGAGAAAAGCTCACACCTGTATCTGATTTTAAATATCTGGGGATCATTTTAGATTGCAATTTAACCTTTAAAAAACATGTCAAAATGGTGGCCAATACCATTCAATTTAACTTGGCTAATTTTAGACATGTAAGGCCATACTTAACAGAGGCAGCCAAACATTTTATGTATGCCATGATCTTTTCTCACATCTCGTGCGCCAGTTTGTCAGTGTTCAAAAACAAACTTGGATGTAGAAATGGATACAAAataataggggtgggaatctcttggcacctcacgattcgattcgattccgattcagaggtcaacgatttgattctaaaccgattatcgattctaaaccgattatcgatgatcgattctaaaccgattatcgattatcaattctaaaccgataaaacgattatcgatgcatgtcgatttttaaaacatttgagtttgctactcagtctcaaatcacttcctactttgtgtttgataattaaagaaaatcagcagatgaattaccttccctatttttttattagagaaaaagcttttccttgtcacaattatgactttcaatgaacaatgcaataatcgatgcagcttgcatttcaacacaaaatggatgtgttcaaaatttttttttaaaaaaattataatttctttttttcattaaaaaatcgattatgaacttttctgaatcgaaacagaatcgttgtagagagaatcgagagaaatcgaagaatcaaTTTTTTACCCCACCCCTACAAAATAACCAAACCTGCAACCATAATTAGGCCACTGCATTACTCACACCGTAACTTCCTTTTATGTCTAAcaccttgtatgtctgtctggtttttacaatttgttatcttaactgcactgttttgtcaaactgttgtttaccttgtatgtctgtctggtttctacaatttgttatcttaactgcactgttttgttgtttatcttttttatttttattaaaaaagtctctctctgtcatgtcctGCCAAGGGACAATGGATGAAAactagctaacctagctaattctggtgcatttcatttttttgggaaatgtttatcaatgtacaaTGTCCCCTTTCAAATAAAcgcataaataaaaaaatatataaatatatgttttttatgaatattttttttttttttacatttttatgattAGAGGTGATTGTTGTATGTGATTCGATGCTTTACCTAGAGTCTTAGTTTTGCACTGGCATTGAGATTAAGCCAAAAGCAACAGCCAGGGGCAAGTGGTCTCTTGTGACCAGGGGCTATGTTGTTACATGTGTTATGTTGACTATTCAAAGCCCTGGCAGGCTGTCTCTCCTGAACTGGAGATGATCATTTGCAGGGGAATGTGACAACATTCCCTGCTCTCCCCTAAGAgtacataaaaaaacataacataaaaaaaaattgacagcCAAAATAGTTTGACAGAATGTAGGCCAACAATTTCACAAATAATACTTGtggaaagtattttttttacttatttacACATACAAAAGTGACCGTTGTTAATGCCTGTCCATTGAGCATGTGGCATCCACACTATTACTTGTTTTGCAGTCGTACAATGAATCATAAGCGCAATTATCATATGGTTTGCAAAACGTGTGTTTGAGAAATTTGTCATCCTTCTAGGTCTAAGACATACTGAACGGACagttagaggactgtgaggagcgaTTTAAAGGGTATGCTCAAGCTGATTGATCATTAAGGCCTTTTCGCAAAACACTTTTTTCCACGTGTATTtatttttggtattttgatAGTACCTGCCACAGTGCTGGAGGCTGGTCTGGCATGAAGGGCCACATCAGGCTGTGAGGGACTGTGGGCATGAAGG encodes the following:
- the znf362a gene encoding zinc finger protein 362a isoform X2; the encoded protein is MAEPRFNNPYFWPPPPSMPGQLDNLVLINKIKEQLMAEKIRPPHLPPTTGASQQPLLMQATSTEAGQHAMTVPKLQQMPGLHAHSPSQPDVALHARPASSTVAGRILGDVNLNLDDKTALKARGLWEDWHLRQIIDQPRTNHLSEAITPTTPTSSGQIRLGGTPSHNVLSGLASSAGMEPIKSGGSLAGLLGPPPKMDRGRKKIKAENPSGPLFVVPYPILASGTDQPVTITAKEGKTYRCKSCPLTFFSKSDMQIHSKSHTEAKPHKCPHCTKSFANASYLAQHLRIHLGIKPYHCSYCEKSFRQLSHLQQHTRIHTGDRPYKCAHPGCEKAFTQLSNLQSHQRQHNKDKPYKCPHCFRAYSDSASLQIHLSAHAIKNAKAYACSMCGRAYTSETYLMKHMSKHTVVEHLVSHHSPQRTDSPGIPIRISLI
- the znf362a gene encoding zinc finger protein 362a isoform X1, which translates into the protein MAEPRFNNPYFWPPPPSMPGQLDNLVLINKIKEQLMAEKIRPPHLPPTTGASQQPLLMQATSTEAGQHAMTVPKLQQMPGLHAHSPSQPDVALHARPASSTVAGRILGDVNLNLDDKTALKARGLWEDWHLRQIIDQPRTNHLSGLALASRSSNHTSSEAITPTTPTSSGQIRLGGTPSHNVLSGLASSAGMEPIKSGGSLAGLLGPPPKMDRGRKKIKAENPSGPLFVVPYPILASGTDQPVTITAKEGKTYRCKSCPLTFFSKSDMQIHSKSHTEAKPHKCPHCTKSFANASYLAQHLRIHLGIKPYHCSYCEKSFRQLSHLQQHTRIHTGDRPYKCAHPGCEKAFTQLSNLQSHQRQHNKDKPYKCPHCFRAYSDSASLQIHLSAHAIKNAKAYACSMCGRAYTSETYLMKHMSKHTVVEHLVSHHSPQRTDSPGIPIRISLI